A portion of the Tenacibaculum todarodis genome contains these proteins:
- the rpsS gene encoding 30S ribosomal protein S19, with the protein MARSLKKGPYVHYKLDRKVQASIEAGSKSVIKTWSRASMITPDFVGQTIAVHNGRQFVPVYVTENMVGHKLGEFSPTRSFRGHAGAKNKGKK; encoded by the coding sequence ATGGCAAGATCATTAAAAAAAGGACCTTACGTTCACTATAAATTAGATAGAAAAGTGCAAGCTAGTATTGAGGCTGGAAGCAAATCTGTGATTAAAACTTGGTCAAGAGCAAGTATGATTACTCCAGATTTCGTTGGGCAAACAATAGCAGTGCATAATGGACGTCAATTTGTTCCTGTATATGTTACAGAGAATATGGTAGGTCATAAACTAGGAGAATTTTCACCAACACGTTCATTCCGTGGACATGCAGGTGCAAAAAATAAAGGAAAAAAATAA
- the fusA gene encoding elongation factor G — protein sequence MARDLKFTRNIGIAAHIDAGKTTTTERVLYYTGVSHKIGEVHDGAATMDWMEQEQERGITITSAATTCEWKFPLENGEATPETKGYHFNIIDTPGHVDFTVEVNRSLRVLDGLVFLFSAVDGVEPQSETNWRLADNYKVPRIGFVNKMDRQGSDFLGVCQQVKDMLKSNAVPIVLNIGDEDEFKGVIDLVKNRAIVWHDATQGATFDIIEIPEDMKEEARKYRALLIEEVASYDENLLEKFMEDEDSITEEEVHAALRAAVMDMAIIPMVCGSAFKNKGVQFLLDAVCRYLPSPLDKEAIVGTNPDNGEEISRKPDVKEPFAALAFKIATDPFVGRLAFFRSYSGRLDAGSYVLNNRSGKKERISRIYQMHANKQNAIDYIEAGDIGAAVGFKSIKTGDTLSDEKHPIVLESMDFPDPVIGIAVEPKTKADVDKLGMSLAKLAEEDPTFTVRTDEASGQTIISGMGELHLDIIVDRLKREFKVEVNEGQPQVEYKEAITASADHREVYKKQSGGRGKFADIVFTMEPADEGVQGLQFESVIKGGNVPKEFVPSVEKGFKEAMNNGPLAGYEMDSMKVTLKDGSFHPVDSDQLSFELAAKMGFKAASKAARAKIMEPIMKLEVLTPEENMGDIVGDLNRRRGQVSDMSDRAGSKVVKATVPLSEMFGYVTALRTMSSGRATSTMEFSHYAETPSNVSEEVIAKAKG from the coding sequence ATGGCTAGAGATTTAAAATTTACAAGAAATATTGGTATTGCTGCACATATTGATGCAGGAAAAACAACAACAACAGAACGTGTATTGTACTATACAGGTGTTTCACATAAAATTGGTGAAGTACATGATGGTGCAGCTACAATGGACTGGATGGAGCAAGAGCAAGAAAGAGGTATTACAATTACTTCTGCAGCTACAACTTGTGAGTGGAAGTTTCCATTAGAAAATGGAGAAGCAACTCCAGAAACTAAAGGATATCACTTTAATATTATTGATACTCCAGGTCACGTTGATTTTACAGTAGAAGTAAATAGATCATTAAGAGTTCTTGATGGTTTAGTTTTCTTGTTTAGTGCAGTTGATGGTGTTGAGCCTCAGTCTGAAACTAACTGGAGATTAGCTGATAATTATAAAGTACCTAGAATTGGTTTCGTTAATAAAATGGACCGTCAAGGATCTGACTTTTTAGGAGTTTGTCAACAAGTAAAAGACATGTTAAAATCTAACGCGGTGCCAATCGTTTTAAATATTGGTGACGAAGACGAATTTAAAGGTGTTATTGATTTAGTAAAAAACCGTGCTATCGTATGGCACGATGCAACTCAAGGAGCAACTTTCGATATTATCGAAATTCCTGAGGATATGAAAGAAGAAGCTCGTAAGTACCGTGCACTTTTAATTGAAGAAGTAGCAAGTTATGATGAGAATCTTTTAGAAAAATTCATGGAAGATGAAGATTCTATTACAGAAGAAGAAGTGCATGCTGCACTTAGAGCTGCTGTAATGGATATGGCAATTATTCCTATGGTTTGTGGATCTGCATTTAAAAATAAAGGTGTTCAGTTCTTATTAGATGCTGTGTGTCGTTATTTACCTTCTCCTTTAGATAAGGAAGCAATTGTAGGTACAAACCCAGATAATGGTGAAGAGATTTCTCGTAAACCAGATGTAAAAGAACCATTTGCAGCATTAGCATTTAAGATTGCTACGGATCCTTTCGTAGGTCGTTTAGCATTTTTTAGATCGTATTCTGGTCGTTTAGACGCAGGTTCTTACGTTTTAAATAACCGCTCAGGTAAAAAAGAACGTATTTCTCGTATCTATCAGATGCATGCTAACAAGCAAAATGCTATTGATTATATCGAAGCAGGAGATATTGGTGCAGCAGTAGGTTTTAAATCTATTAAAACTGGAGATACATTATCAGATGAAAAACATCCAATAGTTTTAGAATCTATGGACTTCCCAGATCCAGTAATTGGTATTGCGGTTGAACCTAAAACTAAAGCAGATGTAGATAAATTAGGTATGTCTTTAGCAAAATTAGCTGAAGAAGATCCAACATTTACTGTTAGAACAGACGAAGCTTCAGGGCAAACTATTATCTCAGGAATGGGAGAGTTGCACTTAGACATTATTGTTGATCGTTTAAAACGTGAATTTAAAGTTGAAGTTAACGAAGGTCAACCTCAAGTAGAGTACAAAGAAGCTATTACTGCTTCTGCAGATCATAGAGAAGTTTACAAGAAACAATCTGGTGGACGTGGTAAATTTGCTGACATTGTATTTACAATGGAGCCAGCAGATGAAGGTGTACAAGGTTTACAGTTTGAATCTGTTATTAAAGGTGGTAATGTCCCTAAAGAATTTGTTCCTTCTGTAGAGAAAGGTTTCAAAGAAGCTATGAACAATGGTCCTTTAGCAGGTTATGAAATGGATTCTATGAAAGTAACTTTAAAAGATGGATCTTTCCACCCTGTGGATTCTGATCAATTATCTTTTGAATTAGCTGCAAAAATGGGCTTTAAAGCTGCTTCTAAAGCTGCAAGAGCTAAAATTATGGAGCCAATCATGAAGTTAGAAGTGTTAACTCCTGAGGAAAACATGGGAGATATTGTAGGAGATTTAAATAGAAGACGTGGTCAAGTATCTGATATGTCAGATAGAGCAGGTTCTAAAGTTGTAAAAGCAACAGTTCCATTATCAGAAATGTTTGGATATGTTACAGCATTAAGAACAATGTCTTCTGGTAGAGCAACTTCTACTATGGAATTTTCTCACTATGCAGAAACACCTTCTAATGTATCAGAGGAAGTAATTGCAAAAGCTAAAGGATAA
- the rplD gene encoding 50S ribosomal protein L4 produces the protein MKVAVLDITGKDTGRKVELSKEVFGIEPNDHAIYLDVKQYLANQRQGTHKAKERAEIAGSTRKIKKQKGTGTARAGSIKSGVFRGGGRMFGPRPRNYSFKLNKNLKRLARKSALSIQAKDSNLVVIEDFNFETPKTKEFVSVLKGLGLDAKKSLFVLGNENTNVYLSSRNLKGSKVVNATGINTYNVLNANKVVISEGSLEGIESNLSK, from the coding sequence ATGAAGGTAGCAGTTTTAGATATTACAGGAAAAGATACTGGAAGGAAAGTTGAACTTTCTAAAGAGGTATTCGGAATAGAGCCAAATGATCATGCTATATACTTAGATGTAAAGCAATATTTAGCTAACCAGCGTCAAGGTACTCACAAAGCAAAAGAGAGAGCTGAGATAGCAGGAAGTACAAGAAAAATTAAAAAACAAAAAGGAACTGGTACTGCAAGAGCAGGTTCTATCAAGTCTGGAGTTTTTAGAGGTGGAGGACGTATGTTCGGGCCAAGACCACGTAATTATTCTTTCAAATTGAATAAAAACTTAAAGCGTTTAGCACGTAAGTCTGCTTTAAGTATTCAAGCAAAAGATAGCAACTTAGTAGTAATTGAAGATTTCAATTTTGAAACTCCAAAGACTAAAGAGTTTGTTAGTGTATTAAAAGGATTAGGCTTAGACGCTAAAAAATCTTTATTTGTTTTAGGTAATGAAAACACAAACGTGTATTTATCATCTCGTAACTTAAAAGGTTCTAAAGTAGTTAACGCTACAGGAATTAACACTTACAATGTATTAAATGCAAACAAAGTTGTTATTTCTGAAGGTTCTTTAGAAGGAATTGAATCTAATTTAAGTAAATAA
- the rplB gene encoding 50S ribosomal protein L2, with protein MSVRKLKPVTPGQRFRVVNGFDAITTDKPEKSLLAPNKRSGGRNSQGRMTTRNIGGGHKQKYRIIDFKKDKQGIPATVKTIEYDPNRTAFIALVFYADGEKRYVIAQNGLKVGQTIVSGREATPEIGNALYLSDIPLGTTISCIELRPGQGAVMARSAGSFAQLMARDGKYATVKLPSGETRLILLTCMATIGVVSNSDHQLLVSGKAGRSRWLGRRPRTNPVRMNPVDHPMGGGEGRASGGHPRSRNGIPAKGYKTRSKTKASNKYIIERRKK; from the coding sequence ATGTCAGTTAGAAAATTAAAACCAGTAACACCAGGTCAGCGTTTTAGAGTAGTAAATGGGTTCGACGCCATAACTACTGATAAGCCGGAGAAGTCATTATTGGCACCGAATAAAAGATCTGGAGGTCGAAACAGTCAAGGACGTATGACAACACGTAATATAGGTGGTGGTCATAAGCAAAAATACCGTATTATCGATTTTAAGAAAGATAAGCAAGGTATTCCTGCAACAGTAAAAACTATTGAGTATGATCCAAATCGTACTGCATTTATTGCATTAGTTTTTTATGCTGATGGAGAAAAACGTTATGTAATTGCACAAAACGGATTAAAAGTAGGTCAAACTATCGTTTCAGGTAGAGAAGCAACTCCAGAAATTGGAAATGCTTTATACTTAAGTGATATACCTTTAGGAACTACAATTTCTTGTATAGAGTTACGTCCAGGTCAAGGAGCTGTTATGGCTCGTTCAGCAGGTTCGTTTGCTCAATTAATGGCAAGAGATGGTAAGTATGCAACTGTTAAGTTACCTTCAGGTGAAACAAGATTAATCTTGTTAACTTGTATGGCAACTATTGGAGTTGTATCTAATTCAGATCATCAATTACTTGTATCTGGTAAAGCAGGTAGAAGCAGATGGTTAGGTAGAAGACCAAGAACTAACCCAGTACGTATGAATCCAGTTGATCACCCAATGGGAGGTGGTGAAGGACGTGCTTCTGGTGGGCATCCAAGATCTCGTAACGGTATACCTGCTAAAGGTTATAAGACAAGATCTAAGACCAAAGCGAGTAATAAGTATATTATAGAACGTAGAAAAAAATAA
- the rplW gene encoding 50S ribosomal protein L23, whose protein sequence is MSILIKPIITEKATSDSELFNRFTFVVDKRANKLQIKGAVEAAYGVTINSVKTMNYPIERKTKFTKKGMVTGLTGGYKKAIVQVAEGESIDFYNNL, encoded by the coding sequence ATGAGTATTTTAATAAAACCTATTATTACAGAAAAAGCTACAAGTGACAGCGAGTTATTTAACCGTTTTACTTTTGTAGTAGATAAGAGAGCTAATAAGTTACAAATTAAAGGAGCTGTTGAAGCTGCTTATGGAGTAACTATCAATTCGGTAAAAACCATGAATTATCCTATCGAAAGAAAGACCAAATTTACCAAAAAAGGTATGGTTACAGGATTAACTGGCGGATACAAGAAAGCAATTGTACAAGTAGCTGAAGGAGAAAGCATTGATTTTTATAACAATCTTTAA
- the rpsJ gene encoding 30S ribosomal protein S10 — MSQKIRIKLKSYDYNLVDKSAEKIVKTVKSTGAVVNGPIPLPTNKKIFTVLRSPHVNKKSREQFQLSAYKRLLDIYSSSSKTIDALMKLELPSGVEVEIKV; from the coding sequence ATGAGTCAAAAAATTAGAATAAAATTAAAGTCTTACGATTACAATTTAGTAGATAAATCTGCTGAAAAAATCGTAAAGACGGTAAAAAGTACTGGTGCTGTAGTTAACGGACCAATACCATTACCAACAAATAAAAAGATTTTCACTGTATTACGTTCACCACACGTAAACAAAAAATCTAGAGAACAATTTCAATTATCTGCTTACAAGCGTTTGTTAGATATCTATAGTTCTTCTTCGAAGACTATTGATGCGCTAATGAAACTTGAATTACCAAGTGGAGTAGAAGTAGAAATTAAAGTTTAA
- the rplC gene encoding 50S ribosomal protein L3 gives MSGLIGRKIGMTSLFDENGKNIPCTVIEAGPCVVTQVRTEEVDGYNALQLGFDDKKAKSSNKALDGHFKKAGTTAKKKVVEFQGFDQEYKLGDSISVDHFTEGEFVDVSGVSKGKGFQGVVKRHGFAGVGQATHGQHNRLRAPGSIGAASYPARVFKGMRMAGRMGGDTIKVQNLKVLKVVAEKNLLVVKGAIPGHKNAFVTIQK, from the coding sequence ATGTCTGGATTAATAGGTAGAAAAATTGGGATGACCAGCTTATTTGACGAGAACGGGAAGAATATTCCTTGTACCGTTATAGAAGCAGGTCCTTGTGTTGTTACCCAAGTCAGAACTGAAGAAGTTGATGGATATAATGCATTACAACTTGGTTTCGATGACAAAAAAGCAAAAAGCTCTAACAAAGCGTTAGATGGTCACTTTAAAAAAGCTGGCACAACTGCAAAAAAGAAAGTCGTTGAATTTCAAGGATTTGATCAAGAGTACAAATTAGGAGATTCAATTTCAGTAGATCACTTTACTGAAGGAGAATTCGTAGATGTATCTGGAGTTTCAAAAGGTAAAGGTTTTCAGGGAGTTGTTAAGCGTCACGGTTTTGCCGGTGTCGGTCAAGCTACTCACGGTCAACATAACCGTTTAAGAGCACCAGGTTCTATTGGTGCTGCATCTTACCCTGCAAGAGTATTCAAAGGAATGCGCATGGCAGGTCGTATGGGTGGAGACACAATTAAAGTTCAAAACTTAAAAGTATTAAAAGTAGTTGCTGAAAAGAACTTACTTGTTGTAAAAGGAGCAATTCCTGGTCACAAAAATGCTTTTGTAACTATTCAGAAATAA